TGTCAATATTGAAGTCAAAAGTTCTACTCAACATCCCCTTGTTCCCGTGACAAGTGTCATGGCTGATGGGGATACGAGTTATGTATGGACGGTCGAAAATGGCAAGGCTAAGAAAGTAAAAGTAACTCTTGGTAACGCCGATGCTGAAAACCAGGAAATCTTGTCAGGCTTGAAGAAAGATGCTCAAGTTATTGTGAATCCTAATGAGAAACTGGAAGATGGAAAAGAGATCGGAAAATATGACAAAATTGATTGAGCTAAAAGGAATTAATAAAACCTATAAAAATGGGGATCAGGAACTTCGTGTCTTAAAAGACATCGATTTAGAAGTCGAAGAGGGAGAATTTGTGGCCATTATGGGTCCATCTGGCTCAGGGAAATCGACCTTGATGAACGTCATTGGCTTGTTGGACCGCCCGACCAGTGGAGAGTATTTCCTAGAAGGTCAGGAGGTTGGAAATCTCAGTGAGAAAAAATTAGCACGTGTTCGAAATGAACAGATCGGTTTTGTCTTTCAACAATTCTTTCTTCTCTCTAAGCTCAATGCCTTTCAAAATGTAGAACTGCCTCTCATTTATGCAGGGGTTCATCCTGCTAAACGGAAGGAATTAGCTGAGCAGTACCTTGAAAAGGTGGAGCTCCATTCTCGCATGCACCATTTGCCGTCGGAACTCTCAGGGGGTCAAAAACAGCGGGTTGCGATTGCTCGAGCCCTTGTCAATCAGCCAGCCATCGTCTTAGCAGATGAGCCGACTGGAGCCCTAGATACCAAGACGGGGGAGCAAATAATGGACTTGTTAACCAAGCTAAACCAAGAAGGAAAAACCATTATCATGGTTACACACGAGCCAGAAATTGCAGCCTTTGCGCATCGCCGCATCGTCATTCGTGATGGAGTGATCTCCTCAGATAGCAAGCTGGAAAGGGGGACCTAATGCAAAATTGGAAATTTGCGATCAGCTCGATTATGAGCCATAAATTACGGTCTTTCTTGACCATGGTAGGGATCATTATTGGGGTCGCTTCTGTCGTTGTCATCATGGCTCTGGGAGATGGTATGAAAGCTGGTGTCACCAAGACCTTCACCAAGGACCAAGAGTATGTACAAATCTCCTATTCTCCCAACAAGAGTGGCTATGTAACAGGAATCAATATTGGCCCTTCTGATGATACTGGAGAAGGAGAAGGCGGAGGCGGAGGCGAAAGTGGCCCTGCAGCTGAAGACCGAGGGATGGCTGCTCCATCGGATATCGATGGGGAAAACGCTGAAGATGTTGATGGTCAAGTCCAAGAAGCACCACCAGTTGTGCAAGAATCTTGGGTTAAGGAATTAACCAAGATTCAAGGCATCGATGGTTACTATGTTAGCAATACCTCCAATGCAACCATTGCTTTTCAAAAGAAAAAAGCAGAAGGGGTAAACATCCAAGGGGTAAATGAAACCTATTTTTCTGTCAAAAAGGTTGAACTCTTATCTGGACGAAAATTAACCCCTTCAGACTATAGTAATTTCTCCCGGGTGGTGCTCCTTGATGAAGGATTGGCCCAACAATTATTTGGAACGGAGAATCCACTGAATCAGGTGGTCTCTGTTGGGGACAACAATTATCGTGTCGTTGGTATTTTCAAGGATCCAAATGCAGGGACAGCCCTCTATGGAGCTTCTTCAGGTGGAAGCGCCTTGATGGCCAATACCCAGCTGGCATCTGAATTCGGAACGGATGAAATTCAAAATATTGTCGTCCATGTGCCGGATGTGAAGCAGATCAAAACCGTCGGGATCGAAGCTGCTCAAAAGTTAACAGAACTTTCAGGTGTTCGCCAGGGAGAATTTCAAATCTTTAATTTGGATAGCATCCTAGAGGAAACCAACAAAGTAGTAGGAATTATGACATCAGTAATCGGAGCTATTGCTGGGATTTCTCTCTTAGTTGGTGGGATCGGAGTCATGAATATCATGTTGGTTTCTGTCACTGAGCGGACGAGAGAAATTGGCCTTCGCAAAGCATTGGGAGCAACCCGAGGTAAGATTCTGGTTCAATTTTTGATTGAGTCGATGGTCTTGACCATCATTGGTGGGCTGATTGGACTTGGCCTTGCTTATGGTGTGAATAGCTTGATTACTACACTCGCAGCAGCCTCCCTAGAAGGACCACCGATTATTTCCTTAAATGTCGCCATCGGCAGTATTATTTTCTCTGCTTTTGTAGGCATCATCTTTGGAATTTTACCAGCGAATAAGGCTTCTAAGTTAAATCCGATCGAAGCACTGCGTTATGAATAAAAAATAGGAGCGGGTCAGGATGAATGGTTCAGGATTCACCACGCTCCTTTTTTGTACTTTTGTCGAACCCTTTTCAATCATATTGTCTTATACAGGTCAAGCTATTTAGGTAGTCAACGACGGTCTTCAGATGTTTTAGAGTATTCATTCAAGAAGCTGCATTTTTTCTTCCTTCTTATTTTTGTTTAATTGGTAAATATTAGTGAATTTCTGGCCTAAATATGATAGAATAGGAGAGAATAACTTAGGAGGTTCCAAATGACTACTGAACATATGGAAGAATTAAATGACCAGCAGATTGTCCGTCGTGAGAAAATGGCGGCCCTTCGTGAACAAGGAATCGATCCATTTGGGAAGCGATTCGAACGCACTGCAAATTCAGGTCAATTAAAAGAAAAATATTCAGAATTAGATAAAGAACAACTCCACGACTTGAACGAAACAGCTATTATTGCCGGTCGTCTTGTAACAAAACGTGGAAAAGGAAAGGTTGGCTTTGCCCATCTTCAAGACCGTGAAGGTCAAATTCAGATCTACGTTCGTAAGGATGCAGTTGGAGAAGAAAACTACGAGATCTTCAAAAAAGCAGACCTTGGTGATTTCCTTGGTGTTGAAGGGGAAATCATGCGCACAGATATGGGTGAACTTTCGATTAAAGCAACTCATATCACTCACTTGTCAAAAGCCCTTCGTCCTTTGCCTGAAAAATTCCACGGACTTTCAGATGTTGAAACCATCTATCGCAAACGTTATTTGGATTTGATTTCAAACCGTGAAAGCTTCGAACGCTTTGTAACCCGTTCAAAAATCATCTCTGAAATCCGTCGTTATTTAGATGGTCAAGGATTCCTTGAAGTGGAAACACCAGTGCTTCACAATGAAGCTGGTGGTGCGGCTGCCAAACCATTTATCACTCACCACAATGCACAAAACATTGATATGGTGCTTCGTATCGCGACTGAGCTCCACTTGAAACGTTTGATTGTTGGTGGGATGGAATGCGTTTACGAAATCGGACGGATCTTCCGTAACGAAGGAATGGATGCCACTCACAACCCTGAGTTCACTTCGATCGAAGTCTACCAAGCTTACGCTGACTTCCACGATATCATGGACTTAACAGAAGGCATTATCCAACATGCTGCGAAAGCGGTCCATGGTGATGGTCCAATTGACTATCAAGGAACAGAAATCAAAATCAACGAACCATTCAAACGGGTTCACATGGTTGATGCGATCAAAGAAATCACAGGTGTTGACTTCTGGCAAGACATGACCTTTGAAGAAGCTGTAGCACTTGCAAACGAAAAACATGTGCCAGTTGAAAAACACTACACAGAAGTGGGACAAATTATCAATGCCTTCTTCGAAGAATTCGTTGAAGAAACTTTGACACAACCAACTTTTGTTTACGGTCACCCAGTAGCAGTATCTCCATTGGCTAAGAAAAATCCAGAAGACCCACGCTTCACTGACCGTTTCGAACTCTTCATTATGACCAAAGAGTATGCCAATGCCTTCACGGAATTGAATGATCCAATCGATCAATTGCAACGTT
The Streptococcus parasanguinis genome window above contains:
- a CDS encoding ABC transporter permease produces the protein MQNWKFAISSIMSHKLRSFLTMVGIIIGVASVVVIMALGDGMKAGVTKTFTKDQEYVQISYSPNKSGYVTGINIGPSDDTGEGEGGGGGESGPAAEDRGMAAPSDIDGENAEDVDGQVQEAPPVVQESWVKELTKIQGIDGYYVSNTSNATIAFQKKKAEGVNIQGVNETYFSVKKVELLSGRKLTPSDYSNFSRVVLLDEGLAQQLFGTENPLNQVVSVGDNNYRVVGIFKDPNAGTALYGASSGGSALMANTQLASEFGTDEIQNIVVHVPDVKQIKTVGIEAAQKLTELSGVRQGEFQIFNLDSILEETNKVVGIMTSVIGAIAGISLLVGGIGVMNIMLVSVTERTREIGLRKALGATRGKILVQFLIESMVLTIIGGLIGLGLAYGVNSLITTLAAASLEGPPIISLNVAIGSIIFSAFVGIIFGILPANKASKLNPIEALRYE
- a CDS encoding ABC transporter ATP-binding protein; this encodes MTKLIELKGINKTYKNGDQELRVLKDIDLEVEEGEFVAIMGPSGSGKSTLMNVIGLLDRPTSGEYFLEGQEVGNLSEKKLARVRNEQIGFVFQQFFLLSKLNAFQNVELPLIYAGVHPAKRKELAEQYLEKVELHSRMHHLPSELSGGQKQRVAIARALVNQPAIVLADEPTGALDTKTGEQIMDLLTKLNQEGKTIIMVTHEPEIAAFAHRRIVIRDGVISSDSKLERGT
- the lysS gene encoding lysine--tRNA ligase produces the protein MTTEHMEELNDQQIVRREKMAALREQGIDPFGKRFERTANSGQLKEKYSELDKEQLHDLNETAIIAGRLVTKRGKGKVGFAHLQDREGQIQIYVRKDAVGEENYEIFKKADLGDFLGVEGEIMRTDMGELSIKATHITHLSKALRPLPEKFHGLSDVETIYRKRYLDLISNRESFERFVTRSKIISEIRRYLDGQGFLEVETPVLHNEAGGAAAKPFITHHNAQNIDMVLRIATELHLKRLIVGGMECVYEIGRIFRNEGMDATHNPEFTSIEVYQAYADFHDIMDLTEGIIQHAAKAVHGDGPIDYQGTEIKINEPFKRVHMVDAIKEITGVDFWQDMTFEEAVALANEKHVPVEKHYTEVGQIINAFFEEFVEETLTQPTFVYGHPVAVSPLAKKNPEDPRFTDRFELFIMTKEYANAFTELNDPIDQLQRFEAQARAKELGDDEATGIDYDYVEALEYGMPPTGGLGIGIDRLVMLLTNVTTIRDVLLFPTMK